One Pieris brassicae chromosome 11, ilPieBrab1.1, whole genome shotgun sequence DNA window includes the following coding sequences:
- the LOC123716474 gene encoding uncharacterized protein LOC123716474 — protein MFMWLILIIIFLIALNLLMKNESFDKIPGPRGLFLLQNSLDFLTDSATTFRYFTELCNKYKKIFRVKLGFEKIVILHNPEDVEILISGTKYNKKGFLYGFIQPWLQDGLLLSNGEKWHERRKILTPAFHFNILRSFNTILVENSAKLVQRIKFETEKPQTDIMDIVTDFTLKSVCETAMGTKLDEETSEFAKTYKNAIHELGSIVCHRAQRVWMYSNFVFRLSHFGRRQKRILDMTSSFRNKVIQKRRVDFVDTKKEIDKYDEDQNLYGKKRLAMLDILLQAEKNGTINSNGIDEEVDTFMFEGHDTTATALQYTFMILANHQDIQNKIVEETNQILTSDQTPTINDLSQMKYLECCIKESLRMFPPVFFISRRIEKPLKLATFECPAGSDVNIMIRELHHDCQQFREPFEFIPERFMKKPTWHQYAYIPFSAGPRNCIGQKFAMMEMKIALSTVLRRYRVLPITKPDDIIYLADFILRPKEPILVKFEKTKMYFSVYFIIGILCVLHIVFNYNKTARMMRKIPGFRFNFIVGNALEILVTSEVLFAKARVWASRFHGIYGFYVYPNSCINIYNAEDVKIVLSSFKYHQKSMIYTLLRPWLQNGLLVSKGSQWQERRKILTPTFHFNILKTYYPAMVDSTARLLEVLDKTNEKATDIPSVISEFTLTTICETAMGTKLHEDAGGKKYKDAIHDIKNVLFHRFVYIPLAIDFIFRLTPLYKRHTKSLSTIRNFTQNVIKNRKERLKDISQTNVVTNDTDKDLHYGKIRTAFLDFLISAQKEGLTDDVGIQEEVDTFMFEGHDTVSSAITFCLLLLAENKAIQNRVVDELQTIFLGDTRTATLEDLSSMHYLECCIKESMRLYPPVPFISRKLPEAVTLSNYVVPKGSMCHIHIFDLHRQESLFENSLKFDPDRFLPENSIGRHPYAYIAFSAGPRNCIGQKFAMMEMKLVLSSILRRFEINPATKCEDLKFTADIILKNSKPIKMKFIRRLGVRIGSDDLLWRYNYNDKSTIEVGIVYETRIKYVVIDVNQFLVFKMLTIILFTLVGILCLVELFVNYNENARIIRKIPGFKNVFFFGNSTVVFGMDSVGLFKFGRECAKKFNGIYRFYSLSIAAVNVFNPSDAEIVMSTMKHHEKSVIYKFFKPWLHEGLLVSKGSKWQERRKILTSAFHFNILRKYFLIIEENSQKLVNVIDENSGESVDIVPILSEYTLNSISESAMGVELDKDPMYSGLTYKNAVYETIKIFVYRFMRIYLYPDFLFNLSPSGIKQERYLSIIHTFIRNVINKRKKIQNNEIESDSIADNDHYAYKKKRRAAMLDLLISAEKEGLINDDGILEEVNTFMFEGHDTTAAGLTLCLLTLAENQDVQEKVYQELQSIFNGREDVTLEDLTMMNYLERCIKESMRLYPPVPFISRTLTETVKLSNYTVPVGTMCHIHIYDMHRQESLFKNAEKFDPDRFLPENSVGRHPYSYIPFSAGPRNCIGQKFAMMEMKSALSALLKNYKLLPVTTSKDLEFTADLVLRNSKPIYLKFIKRH, from the exons atgtttatgtggttaattttaattattatattcctCATTGCGTTGAATCTgttaatgaaaaatgaaagTTTTGATAAAATTCCTGGACCACGTGGGCTTTTCTTATTGCAAAATTCCTTAGATTTTCTTACGGACTCAg CTACAACATTCCGATATTTCACGGagctatgtaataaatataaaaaaatatttcgagtGAAATTGGGTTTTGAGAAAATTGTTATTCTTCACAATCCTGAAGACGTAGAG ATTCTCATATCTGGGAccaagtataataaaaaaggatttttgtacGGTTTCATACAGCCATGGCTTCAAGATGGCTTGCTTCTGAGCAATG GAGAAAAATGGCATGAGCGGCGGAAAATTTTAACACCAGCTTTCCATTTTAACATTTTGCGCAGCTTCAACACAATTCTGGTTGAAAACTCCGCTAAACTTGTGCAACGAATCAAATTTGAGACAGAAAAGCCCCAAACTGATATTATGGATATAGTAACtgattttacattaaaatctgTATGTG AAACCGCCATGGGAACCAAGTTAGATGAAGAAACATCAGAGTTCGCCAAAACTTACAAAAATGCCATACACGAATTGGGATCAATTGTTTGCCATCGAGCCCAAAGGGTTTGGATGTATTCTAATTTCGTGTTTCGACTCTCACATTTTGGAAGACGTCAAAAAAGGATTCTAGACATGACTAGTTCATTTAGAAACAAGGTTATCCAAAAACGTAGAGTGGATTTCGTTGATACGAAAAaagaaattgataaatatgatGAAGACCAAAATCTTTATGGGAAAAAGAGATTAGCAATGTTAGACATATTATTACAAGCTGAGAAAAATGGCACTATTAACAGTAATGGTATAGATGAAGAAGTGGACACTTTTATGTTTGAG GGCCACGACACCACAGCTACAGCACTTCAATATACTTTTATGATTTTGGCTAACCATCAAGATATTCAG AATAAAATAGTAGAAGAAACGAATCAAATTCTCACCTCCGACCAAACTCCgacaataaatgatttatcacaaatgaaatatttggAATGTTGCATTAAAGAGAGTTTAAGAATGTTTCCACCAGTTTTCTTCATTTCTAGAAGAATTGAGAAACCACTTAAGTTAG CTACTTTTGAATGCCCAGCTGGTTCAGATGTGAACATAATGATTCGAGAACTACACCACGACTGTCAGCAGTTTAGAGAACCTTTTGAATTTATACCAGAAAGATTTATGAAGAAACCAACTTGGCACCAGTACGCTTACATCCCATTTAGCGCTGGACCAAGGAATTGTATTg gTCAAAAATTTGCTATGATGGAGATGAAAATTGCTTTATCCACGGTGCTACGACGTTATAGAGTCCTACCGATTACAAAACCAGACGACATAATCTATCTTGCCGACTTTATCCTACGCCCTAAGGAACCAATTTTAGTCAAATTTGAAA aaaccaaaatgtatttttctgtGTATTTCATTATTGGAATATTGTGTGTTTtgcatattgtatttaattacaataaaaccgCAAGGATGATGAGAAAAATTCCAGGATttcgatttaattttatagttggGAACGCATTAGAAATATTAGTGACATCAG agGTATTATTCGCTAAGGCAAGGGTTTGGGCATCACGATTTCATGGCATATATGGATTTTATGTGTATCCAAATagttgtattaatatatacaatgcCGAAGATGTTAAA ATAGTACTTTCTTCTTTCAAATATCATCAGAAAAGTATGATTTACACGTTATTGAGACCTTGGCTACAAAATGGGCTTCTCGTCAGCAAAG gatCACAATGGCAAGAACGCAGAAAAATTCTTACACCAAcattccattttaatatcttaaaaacATACTACCCTGCTATGGTGGACAGTACGGCACGTCTTTTGGAAGTAttagataaaacaaatgaaaaagcaACGGATATACCCTCTGTCATATCGGAATTTACTTTGACAACCATTTGCG aaactGCGATGGGAACAAAGCTACACGAGGATGCTGGCGGCAAAAAGTACAAGGACGCTATCCACGATATAAAGAATGTATTGTTTCATAGATTCGTTTACATACCACTTGCTATAGACTTTATATTTCGTTTAACGCCTTTATACAAACGCCATACAAAATCCCTATCCACCATTCGTAACTTTACTCAgaacgtaataaaaaatagaaaggAACGGCTTAAAGATATTTCACAAACGAATGTTGTAACTAACGATACTGATAAGGATTTACACTATGGGAAAATCCGGACAGCATTTTTAGACTTCTTAATATCAGCACAAAAGGAAGGATTAACGGATGATGTTGGCATTCAAGAAGAAGTGGACACTTTTATGTTCGAA GGTCACGATACCGTATCATCTGCTATAACGTTTTGTCTACTATTGTTAGCAGAGAATAAAGCGATACAG AACAGAGTAGTAGACGAACtacaaacaatatttcttgGAGATACAAGAACCGCTACATTGGAAGATTTATCGTCAATGCACTATCTTGAATGCTGCATTAAAGAAAGCATGAGGTTGTATCCACCGGTGCCATTTATCAGTAGAAAACTACCAGAAGCCGTCACATTAA GTAACTACGTGGTGCCCAAAGGATCGATGTGCCACATACATATCTTTGACCTCCATCGGCAAGAAAGTTTATTTGagaattctttaaaatttgatcCAGATCGGTTCCTGCCGGAAAACAGTATCGGTAGGCACCCATACGCCTATATCGCGTTTAGTGCTGGGCCAAGAAATTGTATTG GTCAAAAATTTGCCATGATGGAGATGAAGTTAGTTTTATCATCCATACTTAGAAGATTTGAAATTAATCCCGCCACGAAATGTGAAGATTTGAAGTTTACAgctgatataattttaaagaattcaaAACCGATAAAGATGAAGTTCATCCGAAGGCTTGGCGTGAGAATAGGATCTgatgatttat TATGgagatataattataatgataaaagcACAATCGAAGTGGGCATTGTTTACGAGACGCGTATAAAGTACGttgtaatcgatgtaaaccaatttcttgtatttaaaatgttaacaattatattatttacattagtgGGGATATTATGTTTAGTGGAATTGTTCGTCAACTATAATGAAAACGCTAGAATTATACGGAAAATTCCAGgctttaaaaatgtgtttttttttggaaattccACTGTTGTTTTTGGAATGGATTCAG TCGGGTTGTTCAAGTTTGGCAGGGAATGTGCTAAAAAATTCAATGGAATTTATAGATTCTACAGTTTATCCATAGCAGcagttaatgtttttaatccCAGTGACGCAGAG ATTGTCATGTCAACTATGAAGCATCATGAGAaaagtgttatttataaatttttcaaacCGTGGCTTCATGAAGGTTTATTAGTAAGCAAAG GATCAAAATGGCAAGAACGAAGAAAAATTCTTACATCAGCATTTCATTTCAACATTTTGCGCAAATATTTCCTAATAATTGAAGAAAATAGCCAGAAGCTGGTGAATGTAATAGACGAAAACAGTGGGGAATCCGTCGATATCGTTCCAATATTGAGCGAATACACCCTTAACTCTATAAGTG AAAGTGCAATGGGGGTAGAGCTTGACAAAGACCCCATGTATTCAGGACTTACTTATAAGAACGCAGTATacgaaacaattaaaatttttgtttatcgtTTCATGCGAATTTACCTCTATCCAGACTTTTTGTTTAACCTGAGTCCTAGTGGCATCAAACAGGAGCGATATTTATCGATCATTCATACGTTTATCAGAAATGTTATcaataaaaggaaaaaaattcaaaataatgaaatagaaAGCGACTCCATAGCTGACAATGATCATTACGCTTATAAGAAGAAAAGACGAGCAGCTATGTTAGATTTGCTAATCTCGGCTGAGAAGGAAGGACTTATTAACGATGATGGGATTTTAGAAGAAGTTAACACTTTCATGTTTGAG GGTCATGATACAACAGCGGCCGGTTTGACATTGTGCTTACTGACATTAGCCGAGAATCAAGATGTTCAg gaAAAAGTTTATCAAGAATTGCAAAGTATATTTAACGGAAGGGAAGATGTTACATTAGAAGATTTAACAATGATGAATTATTTGGAGCGATGCATTAAAGAAAGTATGCGATTATACCCGCCTGTTCCGTTTATTAGTCGCACTTTAACTGAAACAGTTAAATtga GTAACTACACGGTGCCTGTGGGAACTATGTGTCACATTCACATATACGATATGCATCGCCAGGAAAGCTTATTCAAGAACGCTGAAAAATTCGACCCTGACCGTTTTCTGCCTGAAAACAGTGTTGGACGACATCCTTACTCATATATCCCCTTCAGTGCAGGACCTAGAAATTGTATAG GTCAAAAGTTCGCAATGATGGAAATGAAGTCGGCGCTGTCAgctttattgaaaaattacaaGCTGTTACCAGTTACAACATCGAAAGATCTTGAGTTCACAGCTGATTTAGTTTTACGAAATTCAAAACCTATATACCTTAAGTTTATTAAACGACATTGA